One Thermicanus aegyptius DSM 12793 DNA segment encodes these proteins:
- a CDS encoding ABC transporter ATP-binding protein, translating into MTNLVKVENLEKTYSGDGVSTRALSYVNVTFRKGEFTAIIGPSGSGKSTLLSLIGTLDQPSSGTIYFDDLEVSRLRGKKLADFRFETIGFVFQQFHLLPTLTAIENVMAPLIGRSVSFKKRERAEELLELVGLSHKHRALPSQLSGGEQQRVAVARALVNHPEWLLADEPTGNLDTKNGEIIFNLLCRLREEQGCGIIFVTHDSKLASRADRIVEMRDGQIIEER; encoded by the coding sequence TTGACGAATCTCGTGAAAGTGGAAAATTTGGAGAAAACCTATTCGGGGGATGGAGTGTCCACACGGGCACTCTCCTACGTAAACGTTACATTTCGCAAAGGAGAATTTACCGCGATCATTGGCCCGTCCGGTTCGGGGAAATCTACGTTGCTCAGCTTGATCGGCACTTTGGACCAACCTTCTTCCGGAACCATCTATTTCGACGATCTGGAAGTATCGAGGCTAAGAGGAAAAAAATTGGCCGATTTCCGCTTTGAAACTATCGGATTTGTGTTTCAGCAGTTTCACCTGCTTCCCACCTTAACGGCCATCGAAAACGTGATGGCGCCCCTGATAGGCCGGAGCGTTTCATTTAAGAAAAGAGAGCGGGCAGAAGAGTTGCTGGAGTTGGTTGGCTTATCTCATAAGCATCGTGCCTTGCCCTCACAGCTCTCCGGCGGGGAACAGCAAAGGGTGGCGGTCGCCCGCGCCTTGGTAAATCATCCCGAATGGTTGCTGGCCGATGAACCGACGGGGAATCTGGATACGAAAAACGGGGAAATCATCTTTAACCTGCTGTGTCGATTAAGAGAGGAACAAGGGTGTGGCATCATTTTTGTCACCCATGATTCTAAACTTGCCTCTCGCGCCGATCGAATTGTTGAGATGAGAGATGGCCAAATCATAGAGGAGCGATGA
- the speD gene encoding adenosylmethionine decarboxylase: protein MEYSTFGRHVAIDTWGVDYTLLNDAEWLKHQLVEAAEMAGATVLGVQERQFEPQGATVLVLLSESHISIHTYPEKGFAALDCYTCGETVDPQVAIDYLVSVLKPEKVYGKKIIRGAGEMEVTEAVKELAPVR from the coding sequence ATGGAGTATTCTACTTTCGGCAGGCATGTTGCCATTGACACTTGGGGAGTTGATTACACCCTCTTAAACGATGCGGAATGGCTGAAACACCAACTGGTCGAAGCTGCAGAAATGGCAGGGGCTACCGTTCTGGGAGTGCAAGAGAGACAATTTGAACCACAGGGTGCGACGGTTCTCGTCCTGCTTTCTGAAAGCCACATTTCGATTCACACCTATCCGGAGAAGGGGTTTGCGGCGTTGGATTGCTATACCTGTGGCGAAACTGTAGATCCCCAAGTGGCGATTGATTACCTCGTATCAGTCCTCAAACCGGAGAAGGTCTATGGGAAAAAAATAATTCGGGGTGCAGGGGAGATGGAAGTCACGGAAGCGGTCAAGGAACTTGCACCTGTACGATGA
- a CDS encoding ABC transporter permease: MLEPNYLSGITGGISLSQYQKIKDIPDIEVAAPIAVIGYAPVSVNLGNLYQNRIIDRREHGVYRFISSFISNPLDRNRVELKSTSYFTNGWFGEHSSYFDPENATQYGVGSFSGDLGSFNFVLLVGIDPVQEARLVGLDQATLSTGKSRYFNEQDRSQKKEFQLGDQTVTEIKIPVLLSNQAFIEKTYQYTVEKLDLPFDTLEAARKTMEQIKTKGGKKYLDTIKTVDQQTVSYNADQVHEAFLRNLTGVDPKTGQETKFAQNNSLTLVNLKATPLNYDAIPSPFPDRWSLAFQVTPPKISEKEKVLYDQVFREMKVYPEEPRLDLQWIGLYDPEKLQISKDPLTQLPMETYRSAYAQLVLDAEGKPVNPPEWVKPVDDPLGLLTGPPTLLTTLDAAGLIMGEEPISSIRIKVKGVDSLNEESQRKLERVARDIEGKTGLITDITLGSSPQPTLVFVPKNGNTPALGWMEQLWVRIGAAIAIFHETKLGFSGIIAVVLLVAILYVLATHLVSVLARRKELAVLLAVGWRPTQLFKMVFMESVLLGSFVALISWAIVGLSILQSGTSISWLRFFLVGFLGFLVYLFGAVWGVILIAKISPYEAIRSGEMRPHARRIVRAHHLMGMAFNHLWERFTRSLLSILSMAIPTTLLVFFLFVTAHLQGILYTTWLGQYIAVEIGPAHYIAMFFALIISVMTTAEIMWQNVSERKPEIALLKAIGWRDSSIRILVLMEGGLIGLVAGVIGVGLGLLFIGWMYRQFPWENFLLLLSTGLVPLVVGFIGSFFPAEIAVKNDPSQGMRA; this comes from the coding sequence TTGCTGGAACCCAATTATTTAAGCGGAATAACCGGTGGCATCAGCCTTTCGCAATATCAAAAAATCAAAGACATCCCGGACATAGAGGTGGCCGCTCCCATCGCGGTTATCGGGTATGCCCCTGTAAGCGTCAATCTCGGAAATCTCTATCAGAACCGTATCATAGACCGTAGGGAGCATGGAGTATATCGGTTCATCTCTTCTTTCATTTCCAATCCTCTGGATCGAAATCGGGTTGAACTGAAGAGTACATCCTATTTTACCAATGGTTGGTTTGGCGAACATAGTTCCTATTTCGATCCGGAGAACGCTACACAGTATGGCGTAGGGTCTTTTTCGGGAGATCTTGGCAGCTTCAATTTTGTCTTGCTTGTGGGGATTGACCCGGTTCAGGAAGCGCGGCTTGTCGGCTTAGATCAAGCCACCCTCTCCACGGGAAAAAGCCGCTATTTTAATGAACAAGATCGAAGCCAAAAAAAAGAATTTCAATTGGGTGACCAGACCGTTACTGAGATCAAAATCCCCGTACTGCTCAGCAATCAGGCGTTCATTGAAAAAACCTACCAATATACCGTTGAGAAGTTGGATCTCCCATTTGATACACTTGAGGCAGCGAGAAAGACGATGGAACAGATTAAGACAAAGGGTGGGAAAAAGTATCTGGATACGATTAAAACCGTTGATCAACAAACGGTTTCGTACAATGCGGACCAGGTACATGAGGCTTTCTTGCGAAATCTGACGGGGGTTGATCCGAAAACGGGACAGGAAACCAAATTTGCCCAGAATAATTCTTTGACGTTGGTGAATTTAAAGGCAACACCCCTCAACTACGATGCCATCCCCAGTCCATTTCCCGATCGGTGGTCATTAGCCTTTCAAGTGACCCCGCCAAAGATCTCCGAAAAGGAGAAGGTATTGTACGATCAGGTATTCCGGGAAATGAAGGTCTACCCTGAGGAACCAAGGTTGGACCTGCAATGGATTGGCCTTTATGATCCGGAAAAACTTCAAATTTCAAAGGATCCCTTAACCCAGCTACCGATGGAAACCTATCGTTCGGCTTATGCCCAATTGGTATTGGACGCTGAGGGAAAACCCGTAAATCCTCCGGAATGGGTGAAACCGGTCGATGATCCGTTGGGGCTATTGACTGGTCCGCCGACCCTGTTAACCACGTTAGACGCGGCGGGTCTGATCATGGGGGAAGAACCGATTTCCTCGATCCGCATTAAGGTAAAAGGGGTGGATAGCCTCAACGAGGAAAGCCAAAGGAAACTGGAACGGGTGGCGCGGGACATCGAGGGAAAAACGGGGCTAATTACCGATATTACTTTAGGTTCTTCTCCGCAACCCACCTTGGTTTTTGTGCCGAAAAACGGGAATACTCCTGCGTTGGGGTGGATGGAGCAATTATGGGTGAGGATCGGAGCGGCGATCGCGATCTTCCATGAGACAAAATTGGGGTTTTCCGGTATTATAGCCGTCGTATTGCTGGTCGCGATTCTTTATGTGCTGGCGACTCACCTCGTTTCGGTTTTGGCGCGTAGAAAGGAGTTGGCCGTCCTGCTTGCTGTGGGCTGGCGGCCGACCCAACTCTTTAAGATGGTTTTCATGGAATCGGTCCTGTTAGGTTCTTTCGTCGCTTTGATCTCGTGGGCCATTGTAGGTTTATCGATTCTTCAGAGTGGCACATCCATCTCATGGCTCCGCTTCTTCCTCGTCGGTTTCCTCGGTTTCCTTGTCTATCTCTTCGGTGCCGTCTGGGGCGTCATTCTCATTGCGAAGATCTCCCCTTATGAAGCCATACGATCAGGAGAGATGAGGCCGCATGCCCGGAGGATTGTCCGAGCGCACCATCTTATGGGGATGGCCTTCAATCATCTTTGGGAGCGGTTTACCCGCAGCCTGTTATCCATTTTATCCATGGCGATCCCCACCACATTGCTGGTCTTCTTTCTCTTTGTCACCGCCCATTTGCAAGGCATTCTCTACACGACCTGGTTGGGGCAGTATATCGCCGTGGAAATCGGTCCCGCTCACTATATCGCCATGTTTTTTGCCTTGATCATCTCCGTGATGACCACCGCCGAGATCATGTGGCAGAACGTTTCCGAACGAAAACCGGAGATTGCCCTCCTTAAAGCGATCGGATGGCGTGATAGCTCCATACGAATCCTCGTTTTAATGGAAGGGGGATTGATCGGGTTGGTTGCGGGCGTAATCGGGGTTGGGCTCGGACTGCTGTTCATCGGCTGGATGTATCGCCAATTCCCTTGGGAAAACTTCTTGTTGCTGCTCTCCACAGGCTTGGTTCCGTTGGTGGTTGGATTCATCGGTTCGTTCTTTCCTGCGGAAATCGCGGTAAAGAACGATCCTTCGCAAGGTATGCGCGCTTAA